The Acidimicrobiales bacterium genome has a window encoding:
- a CDS encoding phage tail protein, with protein MAVTSDEMLDLELPAPLPFSRRGAIDGLRSRMQIGHSLPAVYQGDDFCQRLTTVFDDALSPVVSTLDCFDAYVDPALAPEDFVEWLAGWVAVSLDEAWAPARRRQLVARAVELYRSRGTVDGLVAAVELYTGVTPEVIESGGCGWSEVADSALPGTAQPRLQVIVRTSDPSRVDVRVVERIVAENKPAHLPHTVEITAG; from the coding sequence ATGGCGGTCACGTCCGACGAGATGCTCGACCTCGAGCTGCCGGCGCCGCTCCCGTTCTCCCGGCGGGGCGCGATCGACGGTCTGCGCAGCCGGATGCAGATCGGTCACTCGCTGCCGGCCGTCTACCAGGGCGACGACTTCTGCCAGCGGCTCACCACCGTGTTCGACGACGCCCTCTCCCCGGTGGTCTCCACCCTCGACTGCTTCGACGCCTACGTCGATCCGGCGCTGGCGCCCGAGGACTTCGTGGAGTGGCTGGCGGGATGGGTGGCCGTTTCCCTCGACGAGGCGTGGGCGCCGGCGCGGCGGCGCCAGCTCGTGGCCCGGGCCGTCGAGCTGTACCGCAGCCGGGGCACCGTCGACGGGCTGGTGGCGGCGGTGGAGCTCTACACCGGCGTCACCCCCGAGGTCATCGAGAGCGGGGGGTGCGGCTGGTCGGAGGTGGCCGACAGCGCCCTGCCCGGTACCGCCCAGCCCCGGCTCCAGGTCATCGTGCGGACGTCGGACCCCTCGCGGGTGGACGTCCGGGTGGTCGAACGGATCGTGGCGGAGAACAAGCCCGCTCACCTCCCCCACACCGTCGAGATCACCGCGGGGTGA